Sequence from the Pirellulales bacterium genome:
GATTGGGCCGCGCCCCGTTCCTTACATCCGGGAGGACCTAGTCATGTTATATTGGGCAGCCGTATTCTTCGTGGTGGCGATTATCGCCGCCGTATTTGGCTTTGGCGGCATCGCGGTCGGCGCCGCGGAGATCGCTAAGGTACTGTTCTTCGTGTTCCTGGTGCTGTTTGTCATCAGCCTCGTGTTCGGCGGACTGCGCCGAGGCCCGATGGTGTAGAACCCGCCAAGGTTCCCGCCGGGACAGTCCCCATTTTGCGCGAGCCGCGGCGCAAACTGGGGACATCCCCTTACTTCCAGGCGGTTTTGCGAGACATTCGTACGGAAAGGAGACCCGATATGCCGTTTCATCGCGAACAAGAATTTGATCGGGCGGATGAGCAGCTCACGCGGCAGGAATTGATCGACCGCCTCAACGACGAT
This genomic interval carries:
- a CDS encoding DUF1328 domain-containing protein → MLYWAAVFFVVAIIAAVFGFGGIAVGAAEIAKVLFFVFLVLFVISLVFGGLRRGPMV